The following coding sequences lie in one Sorghum bicolor cultivar BTx623 chromosome 6, Sorghum_bicolor_NCBIv3, whole genome shotgun sequence genomic window:
- the LOC110436643 gene encoding uncharacterized protein LOC110436643 codes for MYRDGVVLPIELHAVIFLASYRGLPPLLLLLCSMYPGCDESVMPLHIFSRRWNPGIICIVLRKYHAGAVLHGGHLNVPCRLPKPAALPWIVDCFAVHYWRLSPSRSCPATMNLDVSIMVLVPVDC; via the exons ATGTACAGAGATGGGGTTGTGCTTCCAATTGAACTCCATGCAGTGATATTCCTCGCTTCTTATCGTGGTTTGCCGCCGTTGCTACTACTGCTGTGCAGCATG TACCCTGGCTGCGATGAATCCGTTATGCCACTGCACATATTTTCCCGTCGCTGGAATCCAGGAATCATTTGCATTGTGCTGCG GAAATACCATGCTGGTGCAGTGCTTCATGGAGGCCATCTCAATGTGCCGTGTCGCCTTCCGAAACCAGCAGCACTCCCATGGATTGTTGACTGTTTTGCTGTCCATTATTGGCGTTTGTCGCCATCGAGATCATGTCCAGCAACCATGAACCTCGAT GTTTCTATTATGGTGCTTGTACCGGTTGATTGCTAA